The window GGGTGCCTTGAGCATTACACAGGATTAATACACCAGGACAGCAAAGGAAAGGGTGTTGAATATGTGCCTGCAATGAATGAGATACCGACAAAAAAATCTCCAAAGATTATTCAGTTCAAACACGTTTTATGGTTGGCAGTCAACAGTATTGGCACTatctttatatacagtattcTTTGAAGCAgaactcattttaatttaatcaatGCTTTAATTTTTTTGCTGATTATACAACTTTATTCGACGCAATCCAGCCAAGGCTCCGTCTCATCTCAGTCTGCCTTTGATGTTTTCCAATTATCACTTCGTAATCAGACtagttttgaatgcaggatagATCGTGACCACCATtgacttttctctcttttctcctctatattcaaatgttcaggtttatttttgtattgtgttcCTCTAATGTGATGTTTCCATACTTTAATGTCCAGAAACGTAttcatttttctcacactgcctgtgcgGCTGCACCTCTCgtcagcctctgtctgaaaccagatcccagtctgctttgattggttagcaacccggctctgttgtgattagtcaaccactAGGAGATGTCTCGCCCCTTGGAGCGTCATGTACAACATGTTAGAGCGCTAGTTACATAGTGATATGTGTATGtagggggggagtgtgttggagagaaacttcctctggaggaaacattaacatgcacaaaaaacagacacttcATGAaggggaaaaccacaaaaagcataataggacacCTTTGGATCTTCAAATAGCTTTCAAATTATACTTGCTGAGTCATCCAAACACTTTGGCTCGGCATCCGACTGCTTCTTGTTTACGATTTTAGGATCCAAATCCAAATATTGTGCAGCCAATCTTCATGTGTGTCAGTGACTATGGAGAAATCCAGTTTAATCATGCTGCCTGTAAACTAACTTTGGGTTAGACCCTGTATACTTACCTATTATGCCTTATCACCAGACACATTTTGGACTGTATTTGTTCTGTTCTAAACAGTTGAATGGATCAGTCAACAGTCGATTTCAGTGTTGATAAAATAGCCATCTTAAAACTGGTTTCAGGAACCTTTGAAATGACCTGTAAACCCTACAGCCAGATTCTTGTGTTCTACTGCAGGAGATTTTAAAGTTTGgtgtttttcatgatttttgttcCTATTTTAAGTCTTTCtcattgtgttgtttctgtTATGCAGATGGTGGTCTTTTTCTTAGGTCAACGAGAGCTAAATCTCAATAACACCATCTGATTAAACTATAGAAACGATGTCAACATATTGCTATAAGACTAAATATGCTTTTCGTAATGCATATACAACTACCCTAAACCATGTTGAGGACTACACATTTTCAGCCAACGCCACTGCTCCTGTTATCCCACCGGTCCCATCGCTCCAACCaagtctcctcctcctccaccacgcCCATACATCTCACACAGGGTCTCCTCCATGCTCCTTTGAGTAGAAAGcagccagttgaggtggttctgGCACTgagtaaggatgccacctggctTCCTCCCTAGGGAGCTGGTTCAGGCAGCTGGGAGGAGACAAGAGGGGCCGACCCAGGatcaggtggagggattatatctcccTGGGAGCATCTTGGAATCCCCCCTGGTtaatgtggccagggaaagggaagGTTGGGGCTGGACATGCTTCATCCACCCTCTCTTTCCAAACAATTTGTGTCTTACCTTGTTGTGATATCTCCATTTTAAGTGTGTAGCCATTTATCTTGgtgataaaaaaacagctgataCAGGGAGGTGAGTAAGCTCTCATTTAATTCAACAGAATGAAATAATACAACCAGTAGTTAAAATCAAAAATCAGTCCCATTGAGGCTACATGTCTGTCTCGTCATGGAAACAGGTTGTGCTTGTTTTACACACTCAGGAGGGGAATTGAGAAATTATATTTTCTCTTGCTAAGGAGGTTTGGGAGTGGGATGGTTGCTATTTTGATTCAGTCCAGGACTCACAaccacacatttttatattccaTAAATGATCACTCATAGCCACCATATGCTATAAAGCTCACAGAGCAGGAATAGacctttctctgtctgtatttCTTACTAAAATAAGTCTCTACATGTGCTCTTCCtgaggagagacagaatggAGTTTACCTTCCCTGTATGTGTAAGGTAACCATTAAAATTACACAATTATTATAGTAATATCACATCGTtaacatcatcattatcatcctcatcatcctcataAAATCATCTGAGCAACATCTGTAAAAGATTAAAGAGTTCAAAGCCAAGCGTCACCATGAGGCTGGATATATACTGGTTTTAACAGTACAGTAcactgacaaaaataaagactcaAATGATTAGAAGACGCACTATATATCATATATCTGTGCATGGCAGGTGAATAAATGTAGAAACTCAGTCTGGGGCATGTCTTCATCTTGCTTCTCTCCTTGTTTCTGCCTGGTTACCTGCTCGTATCGGCTCCCAAACAGAGAGCAGTCTGGGTCTGCATGCTAGAACCCTCTTCTTATCAAACGGCgaaattacatttgtattagaccggaggagagagaagaagtcTCCTGCACCCTACATCGTTCAGAATCCTTAGTCATGGAACCATAAGTccgttttttgtgtcttttggaTCCTTGATTCCCAAACCTTCAGGCGAGAGTTTGAGAAGATCCTTAAGTGTGCAATTATCTTATTactatttaaaaagcaaaggcAGAAGTGGGAAGAGGAGTGATCAATTTAACATTATTGTGACCCTCCtgtcttctcttcttctgtcttttctccGATGAGTGAAATCCAAACTTTTTCTGCATCCCCTTCCCCGTCTAGAAGTCCATGGACATGGAGCGCTGTGATGGGTCAACTATTGTGGTGCTGTTGCGAGCGCTGTTTCCGCGGACACTGAGGGTGCCGCAGGCTCCTGCCATCCCGCCGCCGATCCCTCCGGCGATGCCACTGGGCCCAGCCATGCCCACTCCTCCCCCCATACCCATACCCATTCCCCCTGCCATTGCCACTCCTCCTGTGATCCCCACTGGTCCTCCGATCCCTCCTCCTGCAATCCCTGACGCTCCTCCTCCCATCGTTCCCCCCGTGGCTCCTCCTATGCCGCGGCCATAGATCTCACACGGGATCTCCTCCGTGACGCGGTCCTCGATGACCTGCTGGTCGCAGTCGTGAGTCTGTGAGTGCTGCTTGTAGCCGTAGCAGCTCTTCTTGTAGCTGGACGTGGAGTTGAACGTCTTCATGGGTGGGGGCTTGGAGAAGTCGTTGTGGTAGGACAGCTCCATGGAACTGAGGGTGGTGCGGCTGTGCTTCATGCTGCCGCCGCCGGTCGCCATGGAGCCCTGCGAACCGCAGTGGTGCTCGTGCACGCAGCGGGACATCGTGGAGGAGCGCCGCAGCTTGTGGAAGCTGTCCAGCTCCTCGGACAGGTCGGCCATATCGGAGGAAATCTCCTTGTCACGCAGAGAGAAGAGCTCGTAGTGGGGCGGGTCGAACACCTCCTGGAAGCCCGCCTTGTTGAAAACACCGGGCCTGCGGGCTACCACCTGGAAGACAGGATATCCATTCAGACAGTTACGTTTTAAAGAATAGAAAGCCGCTAGCATCCACATTGATACAGAGGGATGTCTGAGATTCTGTGTACTGATCATTTGAGCAACGTTTGAAGCAGAGGCTGATGATAGTTGGTTCTGTATTTGTGTCTATGTTGCCAGACCACTGTACATCACATCTGATTATGTTTGACAAAGACATATATCATAGTAAGATTTGAAATCCAGTTTTCAGGGctttcatatttaatgtttacaAAGGTGGTAGGATTAAAGGGGATGAAAAGCAATTTCCACCCAAATATAAAGACTTCAAAATCCTTTAGTTTTGAGTATTTGTGTTATTCCTTTCCTTTTATTAATGGATAATCAATGacataatatttgttttcttcagattttttccCTCACCTATTTAATTCATAAGCTGCTCATTGTCAAAAATCTAGCAAAATCTTTTACAGAATAAGTCATGCCCGGAGAGAAATCCATCAGAGGCACAGTTTTTCAGACAGAATTCTTAATGGACCAGCCAAATTTAAATAACTGAGACAACATAATTGGAGGTTAAACCAAAGAGACAATAACCTTGAAATGACACATCACCTGTTGTCATGATCTTTTTGGatttgctttctgtttttacttcctttcctttttgttttgtattatttatccAGGCCTAATTAGTGccacctgttccccattagCCCTTCCACCACCTGACCTCTTGTGCACCTCATTAGTTCTGCTTGTATATAAGTCCTGGTTTTCTGTGCAGGCTTTGTACCATCGTTGTTTGTTGTGAAACAGGAAGATTGTCTGGCCTGGATTACCTACAATTAAAGTCATATCTGTTCTAAGTTCCTGCCTCTTTTCAATCGCCCCTGCTTCCTTTTCCGTGACACCTCCGTTGAACTGCATTATCCTTTATACGGTGTGTAATGGTGTGAAATCCCCGGGTGTATTTAATCTTTTCTTCTCAGTCTCCGTAGCACCTCACCATCACTTTCAATTACGCGTCTCCTctttcctgctgaacaaaaggtCAACCACAGAGGGTGAGTTACCTTCTTCCTCGGCTGCTTCATCTGGACCAGGATGGAGATGATAAGAAGAACCAGCACGATGCCCGACGAGACACCGATGACGGTGCCGTGGGTCTTTGTGATCTGATGAAAAAGCCCCTTAGATCGATTCTCTGGAGGAAGGGTGAGGACAGGGAAGAAAGgatgatgaaaaaaatgtgcaaaccATCCCTAAGAAACTTTCATAAATCCTTATCAAAAATAAGATCTGGGAAAGGTtggcaggaagaggaagattaCCTTTGCAGTGGTTCTCATCCCATGGGTAGACACAGTTCTGAACCCCATTGCACACCAGGGAGTTGTTGATACACATGTTGCTGTGGCAGAAGAAGGAACTGCCGGAACAGGGGGCTGCCGGGAAAAGACAatacacagagagaagaaaacatTACACATTAGAATCAAACAGCAGGAAAGCAGCTGTCTAACAGCGCCGAGTAAAAGATGAAACTCTTTGAAAGGGACTGGAGGCTATTCTGAGGACCACgataaaacagaacaataaataGAAGGTGGATAATGTGGCGGAAAAAGTCTGCAGGGCCATGTTATAAAAGCACTATTGTTCTGTTCTGAAACACATCTGAAGACAGTCCACACACGGCCATGCATCATCATTTACTGCAGACATCAGGGGGTGATGAGGGGAGGAGATCCACTGTGCTACAGCCTTCACGTCGAGGGAGTTAGAGAAGgtgagagaaaggggggagaaagGTTGAAGCAGGAAAACTAAGAACgaggcagagaaggagaaaTCTGGAAAAGATGAAAGGAGAAAGCATGGCGTGTGTGTGGAGGGTAGTTGAAATGGCTTCATGTGTGGTCAATTGTTCAGTCGAGTGCCGCGAGACGCCGCACATTAGAGTGACGACGGGCGTCTGAAGGCTGCGCCGGCAGAGACCGAGAGGACGGGTAATTGAAGCTGGCTGCTGGGCTCAGGAGATCGATGCGGTCTGAAGGAGCGGCTGCAAGGATTTGGAAAATGCAGCTCGGCTTTGGAGTAGATGATTTGGTGCTGCAGCAAAATGTGAGGCAAAGCTGGTTCCCATGAGAGGGGGCGGGGCTAGATATTCCTGTAGTCTGTTGCatatttcatttcttcttcAACAGagatccctccctccctttatCCTGTTCATCCCATCATCCCTACCCCGTCTACCCTTTACCATCCCTTCGACCATTTAttccttctttcttcctcccccctctatACATTCCATCCACCCGTCATCCCTACAGCCCTCTCTTCCTTCATCCCTTCTTCCCtacatccctccctccctaaattccttcatcccttcctccttttttaCTTCCCTACATCCCTTTcatccttcatccctcccttcaAACAgccctctctcccttcatccctacagctctttatccctccctccctacagCCCTCTCTTCCTTGATCTCTTCTTCCCTAcatccctccctttctccttttttccttccaTACATCCCTTTCACCCTTCATCCATACAGCCCTCTtttccttcatcccttccttgatccatccatcccttcctccctttgTCCTTTCCAACCTTCAATGTGGAAAGGACAAAGGGCAAAGTAGCACTAAATATTAAATCACATACTTGAGAAATCCCAAAAAGCATTTCCAGGGgataaaaaaggcagaaatttCAGAGAGAGTAAGAGAAGAGAGCCCTCACCCAAGACCGACAGAACTTCATATTCATAGTGGCGTGTACagactaaaataaaaagtaaatctTGCAAAATAATActattagatagatagattgcaaacatacaacaaaaacaacaacaacatcacgTACAAAAAACCTCTTCCCTGCTACGAATTTGAGGGCTTTCTCCTGATTTCTTCTTCAGTTTCACAGAAAGAGCCTCCTGACAGGAAGGCCTGAACATTATATCCAGCCTTCAGTCTCTCTTCGTCTGTTCTCTTGGTCCAGCCCCCT of the Eleginops maclovinus isolate JMC-PN-2008 ecotype Puerto Natales chromosome 4, JC_Emac_rtc_rv5, whole genome shotgun sequence genome contains:
- the LOC134863003 gene encoding neuropilin and tolloid-like protein 2 gives rise to the protein MHRAWILFFLIEEGFSLAQRTKDLPSEHGAQTPNQNDCGTWVRNINGGVFTSPNYPTTYPPNKECVYILEALPRQRIQLAFDKNYYIEPSFECRFDHIEIRDGPFGFSQLIDRLCGGKNPGLVTSTGRFMWIKFTSDEELEGLGFRIKYTFIADPDFHLHVGGLLNPIPDCQFEIGGSDGIIRSSQVEEEEKVKPGDALDCIWTIRAPPQSKIYLRFMEYQMEHSNECKKNFVAVYDGSSAIENLKAKFCSTVANDVMLDNGVGVVRMWADEKSRLSRFRMLFTSFVDPPCSGSSFFCHSNMCINNSLVCNGVQNCVYPWDENHCKENRSKGLFHQITKTHGTVIGVSSGIVLVLLIISILVQMKQPRKKVVARRPGVFNKAGFQEVFDPPHYELFSLRDKEISSDMADLSEELDSFHKLRRSSTMSRCVHEHHCGSQGSMATGGGSMKHSRTTLSSMELSYHNDFSKPPPMKTFNSTSSYKKSCYGYKQHSQTHDCDQQVIEDRVTEEIPCEIYGRGIGGATGGTMGGGASGIAGGGIGGPVGITGGVAMAGGMGMGMGGGVGMAGPSGIAGGIGGGMAGACGTLSVRGNSARNSTTIVDPSQRSMSMDF